The Hyphomonas sediminis genome contains a region encoding:
- a CDS encoding response regulator: MTLKILAVDDSRTMRDMVKQALTSAGFDVHLAEDGQHGVERVEELRPDLIITDINMPRMDGFGLINTVRHGNVRPTVPILVLTTESAPELKDKARQAGATGWIVKPFDRDKLIAAIRRVTV; the protein is encoded by the coding sequence ATGACGCTCAAGATTCTTGCCGTTGATGATTCTCGGACCATGCGTGACATGGTCAAGCAAGCGCTGACCAGTGCCGGATTCGATGTTCATCTGGCCGAAGATGGGCAGCATGGTGTTGAGCGAGTGGAGGAGCTCCGGCCTGACCTGATCATTACAGACATCAACATGCCGCGTATGGATGGATTTGGCCTGATCAATACCGTTCGCCACGGCAACGTTCGCCCAACGGTGCCAATCCTTGTGCTGACGACAGAAAGCGCGCCGGAACTGAAGGACAAAGCGCGCCAGGCCGGAGCGACGGGCTGGATCGTGAAGCCTTTTGATCGCGATAAGCTGATCGCGGCAATCCGCCGGGTAACGGTGTAA
- a CDS encoding STAS domain-containing protein, which produces MSSEPITLAGQMFTDEAVVLRDAILAASGSQIEFDASAVKFAGTAVIQVMLAAAKSARRDGRGLKILNPSEEWLESLERLGLSSSDIECEVALQ; this is translated from the coding sequence ATGAGTTCTGAGCCGATCACCCTTGCCGGGCAGATGTTCACCGATGAAGCGGTCGTCCTGCGGGACGCTATTCTTGCCGCCAGCGGATCACAGATCGAGTTTGACGCTTCAGCGGTAAAATTTGCCGGCACAGCCGTCATCCAGGTCATGCTCGCTGCGGCTAAGTCCGCGCGGAGAGATGGCCGTGGGCTGAAGATCCTCAATCCTTCCGAAGAGTGGCTGGAGTCGCTGGAGCGTCTCGGGCTCTCCTCGTCAGATATTGAATGCGAGGTTGCACTCCAATGA